Proteins encoded together in one Deinococcus irradiatisoli window:
- a CDS encoding PadR family transcriptional regulator, with translation MPRPPHISPQTRTVLAQLAASHPGWAYGYDLSKATGLKSGTLYPILRRLHEAHLLDAEWEPSPHPGKPPRHIYRLSEAGLKLAHEQQRPNMLQLKGALV, from the coding sequence ATGCCCCGACCGCCACACATCAGTCCGCAGACCCGCACTGTACTAGCGCAGCTCGCCGCCTCGCACCCCGGCTGGGCGTACGGCTACGACCTGAGCAAGGCCACCGGGCTCAAAAGTGGCACGCTCTACCCGATCTTGCGGAGGCTGCACGAAGCGCACCTGCTCGACGCCGAATGGGAGCCCTCGCCGCACCCCGGCAAACCGCCGCGCCACATCTACCGCCTGAGCGAAGCGGGGCTGAAGCTCGCGCACGAGCAGCAAAGGCCGAATATGCTGCAGCTGAAAGGAGCCCTGGTATGA
- a CDS encoding L-serine ammonia-lyase, iron-sulfur-dependent, subunit beta produces the protein MTLDDLMRAPAPASQWVLDRDCAENGLTPGMVKEAMRSRITEMRSSIERGLASSAPSITGMVGWNAKGLHDAPDVLNAPLLKRVQAYAMAVNEENARMGRIVAAPTAGSAGTIPGALLGVADHLGIPDEQLVMPMVLAAGVGKAISRQMFISGAAGGCQAEIGSSAAMAAAAVTELLGGTPRACVHAAAMALMNTIGLVCDPVGGYVEVPCVSRNAFFAVHAVSSAQLALSSLESFIPPDEVITAMAQVGRMMPLELRETAEGGLAQTPTGLAVTARMAEK, from the coding sequence ATGACCCTCGACGACCTGATGAGGGCTCCAGCACCCGCCTCTCAGTGGGTGCTGGACCGCGACTGCGCCGAGAACGGCCTGACACCTGGCATGGTGAAAGAAGCCATGCGCTCGCGCATCACCGAGATGAGAAGCAGCATCGAGCGTGGACTGGCATCGAGCGCGCCGAGCATCACCGGCATGGTCGGCTGGAACGCCAAGGGCCTGCACGACGCGCCGGACGTGCTCAACGCGCCGCTGCTCAAGCGGGTGCAGGCCTACGCCATGGCCGTCAACGAGGAAAATGCCCGGATGGGCCGCATCGTGGCCGCGCCGACCGCCGGCAGCGCCGGCACCATTCCCGGCGCGCTGCTGGGCGTGGCCGATCACCTGGGCATACCCGACGAGCAACTCGTCATGCCGATGGTGCTGGCGGCGGGCGTGGGCAAGGCCATTTCCAGGCAGATGTTCATTTCCGGCGCGGCGGGCGGCTGCCAGGCCGAGATCGGTTCGAGCGCGGCGATGGCCGCCGCCGCCGTCACCGAACTGCTGGGCGGCACGCCGCGCGCCTGCGTCCACGCCGCCGCCATGGCCCTGATGAACACCATCGGGCTGGTGTGCGACCCGGTGGGTGGTTACGTGGAAGTGCCTTGCGTGTCGCGCAACGCTTTTTTCGCGGTGCACGCGGTCAGCAGCGCGCAACTGGCGCTGAGCAGCCTGGAGAGCTTCATTCCGCCGGACGAGGTGATCACCGCGATGGCCCAGGTGGGCCGGATGATGCCGCTGGAACTGCGCGAGACCGCCGAGGGTGGGCTGGCCCAGACGCCCACGGGCCTGGCGGTCACGGCGCGGATGGCGGAAAAGTAA
- the sdaAB gene encoding L-serine ammonia-lyase, iron-sulfur-dependent subunit beta: MSLLDMIGPVMIGPSSSHTAGACRIGQVARQLLGQTPARAEIGLHASFAKTGRGHGTHLALIAGLLGYTPDDARLPQAFDEAGAADLTYTFENVDLGDVHPNSARLRVWGNGEQVEVIASSTGGGVIDVIRVDGFKVSFSGGAFTLLTRYHDTVGVIAKVAGLLAADQVNIAALTCARNQRGGDAMLCTELDQPLGEAAHTFLRSWPEMKWVRMVRPVMDAGIQAPVLLGTTA, from the coding sequence ATGAGCCTCCTCGACATGATTGGCCCGGTGATGATCGGGCCGAGCAGCAGCCATACCGCCGGGGCCTGCCGCATCGGGCAGGTGGCCCGCCAGTTGCTGGGCCAGACGCCCGCCCGCGCCGAGATCGGGTTGCACGCCAGCTTCGCCAAGACCGGCAGGGGCCACGGCACCCATCTGGCCCTGATCGCCGGGCTGCTCGGCTACACCCCGGACGACGCCCGGCTGCCACAGGCTTTTGACGAAGCCGGCGCCGCCGACCTCACCTACACCTTCGAGAACGTGGACCTGGGCGACGTGCATCCCAATTCGGCGCGGCTGCGGGTGTGGGGCAACGGCGAGCAGGTGGAGGTGATCGCGTCGAGTACCGGCGGCGGCGTCATCGACGTGATCCGGGTAGACGGCTTCAAGGTCAGCTTTTCCGGCGGCGCGTTTACCCTGCTCACGCGCTACCACGACACGGTGGGCGTGATCGCCAAGGTCGCGGGCCTGCTGGCCGCCGATCAGGTCAACATCGCGGCGCTCACCTGCGCCCGCAACCAGCGCGGCGGCGACGCCATGCTCTGCACCGAACTCGATCAGCCGCTGGGCGAAGCGGCCCACACCTTTTTGCGAAGCTGGCCCGAGATGAAGTGGGTCAGGATGGTGCGCCCGGTGATGGACGCCGGCATCCAAGCGCCCGTGCTGCTGGGAACCACCGCATGA
- the murA gene encoding UDP-N-acetylglucosamine 1-carboxyvinyltransferase, with protein sequence MPVTPLHITGGRPLSGEFAVQPSKNAALPIIVAALLSREPVTLHGIPRLSDIYTILDIVGHLGAQHAWVGPNSVTLHTPEILNTEAPYALVSKMRASFIVMGSLISRAGEATVSMPGGCAFGYRPVDQHVKAFRALGLEMDEEGGNFAALRTRPLSGSYVFEMLTVGATQNAILAATLGSGQVVLENASIDTDVVDMINFLNSLGADIRGAGTNTITVQGVGSLRGGEYRIIPDRIEAGTIMLAAAATRSHITLTGVRPDHLRAVSMKLIEMGVGILESGDILTVDATRAALKPTNITALEFPGFPTDVQPQMSALLATVPGTSVVVDKIYPDRLTHVVELNRMGAQITVSEHTQIIQGGRVHGAPVKAADIRAGGALVVAALAAEGETIIDGMQYINRGYERFAERLRGLGAQAHQAELTLASAMD encoded by the coding sequence CTGCCAGTCACTCCTCTGCATATCACCGGTGGCCGCCCCCTCAGCGGCGAATTCGCGGTTCAACCCAGCAAAAATGCAGCGCTGCCGATTATCGTCGCGGCGCTGCTGAGCCGTGAGCCGGTGACCCTGCACGGGATTCCGCGTTTGTCGGACATCTACACCATTCTGGATATCGTGGGCCACCTCGGCGCGCAGCACGCCTGGGTCGGGCCCAACAGCGTGACCCTGCACACCCCGGAAATCCTCAACACCGAGGCGCCCTACGCGCTGGTCAGCAAGATGCGCGCCAGCTTCATCGTGATGGGCTCGCTGATCTCGCGTGCCGGGGAAGCCACCGTCAGCATGCCCGGCGGCTGCGCCTTCGGGTACCGCCCGGTGGACCAGCACGTCAAGGCGTTCCGCGCCCTGGGCCTGGAGATGGACGAGGAAGGCGGCAACTTCGCGGCCCTGCGCACCCGGCCGCTGAGCGGTTCCTACGTCTTCGAGATGCTGACGGTGGGCGCCACCCAGAACGCCATCCTGGCGGCGACGCTGGGCAGCGGTCAGGTGGTGCTGGAAAACGCCAGCATCGACACCGACGTCGTGGACATGATCAACTTCCTGAACTCGCTGGGCGCCGACATTCGCGGCGCGGGCACCAACACCATCACGGTGCAGGGCGTGGGATCGCTGCGCGGCGGCGAGTACCGGATCATTCCCGACCGCATCGAGGCCGGTACCATCATGCTGGCCGCCGCCGCCACCCGCAGCCACATCACCCTGACCGGCGTGCGCCCCGACCACCTGCGCGCCGTCAGCATGAAGCTGATCGAGATGGGCGTGGGCATTCTGGAATCCGGCGACATCCTGACGGTGGACGCCACCCGCGCGGCCCTGAAGCCCACCAACATCACCGCCCTGGAGTTCCCGGGTTTCCCCACCGACGTGCAGCCGCAGATGAGCGCGCTGCTCGCCACCGTGCCCGGCACCAGCGTCGTGGTGGACAAGATCTACCCTGACCGCCTCACCCACGTGGTGGAACTCAACCGCATGGGCGCCCAGATTACCGTCAGCGAGCACACCCAGATCATTCAGGGTGGCCGGGTCCACGGCGCGCCGGTCAAGGCCGCCGACATCCGGGCCGGCGGCGCGCTGGTGGTCGCGGCCCTGGCCGCCGAGGGAGAAACGATCATCGACGGCATGCAGTACATCAACCGCGGCTACGAGCGCTTCGCCGAGCGCCTGCGCGGGCTGGGGGCCCAGGCGCATCAGGCCGAGCTGACCCTCGCCAGCGCGATGGACTGA
- a CDS encoding HAD family hydrolase produces MIFDAVLFDMDGVLVDSEVVSGRVWLQTLAEHGLAFEENEFMARAVGSSMSNLYAGFERDHGWVRPEGFEERLTGRLNEAFAVVPEVPGAAQTLRALEAAGVPFAVASNSVRERLHAKLKAAGLTGLVGSHAYHPGDVHGLGKPLPDLYLYAARQLGAKITRCLVVEDSLPGLSAGLSAGATAWAFIGGSHDVDSAGLQEAGAERVVASHAELRALLGI; encoded by the coding sequence ATGATCTTTGACGCGGTGTTGTTCGATATGGACGGCGTGCTGGTCGACAGCGAGGTGGTGTCGGGCCGGGTGTGGCTCCAGACCCTGGCCGAGCACGGCCTGGCCTTCGAGGAAAACGAGTTCATGGCGCGGGCGGTGGGCAGCAGCATGTCCAACCTGTACGCCGGCTTCGAGCGCGATCACGGCTGGGTGCGGCCCGAGGGGTTCGAGGAGCGCCTCACCGGCCGCCTCAACGAGGCGTTCGCGGTGGTGCCGGAAGTGCCGGGCGCGGCCCAGACCTTACGGGCCCTCGAAGCGGCCGGCGTGCCCTTCGCGGTCGCCAGCAACAGCGTGCGCGAGCGCCTGCACGCCAAGCTCAAGGCGGCGGGCCTGACCGGACTGGTGGGTTCCCACGCTTACCATCCCGGCGACGTGCACGGGCTGGGCAAGCCCCTGCCGGACCTCTACCTCTACGCTGCCAGGCAGCTCGGCGCCAAGATCACCCGCTGCCTGGTCGTGGAGGACAGCTTGCCGGGGCTTAGCGCGGGCCTGAGCGCTGGGGCGACGGCCTGGGCCTTCATCGGCGGCAGCCACGACGTGGACAGCGCCGGCCTTCAGGAAGCGGGCGCCGAGCGGGTGGTCGCCTCGCACGCCGAACTGCGGGCCTTGCTGGGCATCTGA